The Manis javanica isolate MJ-LG chromosome 14, MJ_LKY, whole genome shotgun sequence genomic interval ATACCTCAGACACTGTAAAAATCTCTTACctatgctttcattttatttggtgGGTTTCTTTTCATGGAGagctatttcttctagtttaatGCTCTCACTAAACtctttttattgtgattttaaatCTTCAGTATTTCTTTACATAAAAGCAGAAGCGAGTATTGTTAAACATTGAATTCTGAAGCCATCCTTCCTTGCCTAAATGTTCATCCCTACCAATTTTGTTCTGTATGGCACTGATAATTGTTTAACCTGTTTCCAGTTTTCCATTGGTAAAATAGGGATTATGAACAGTAGTGTGTATCATAGAGAATTGTTTTAAGCGTTTCGTAAGTTGATAGTTATAAGGTATTAGACATAAGGTATATAGTTATACGGCATTAAGGTATACTTGAGTAGTATTAactacatagtaagtgcttaataacgTTTAGCTCTTATTCTGAAGAggaataggaaaatataaaatgtcaacaaATTGTTATTGTGGcatccatactgtttttattttttgtaaagattctttttttgtcATTCATACGGAAGCCGTATGTAccaaattaatgtaaaatatctATAATGTTTTGAATGCCTTCCACTACAttgacaaaattatttaaaatcagtttttcaaCGTTAATAATTGAATTAAGACTGACAATAGAAAAGCTTTTTGGATTCTAGAAAGACAGTTAAGCTTCGGAGCCCTCAGCGCTCTACTGAGGTAAtgaaaaatttttgtattttaccaGAAAATATTAGACAACTTTAAACTTGAATGTTCGCTTTTCCCACATTTAAAAGTTTCTCCAGGTGCATCCAAGGGCTGAGTTGAGGTTTGTACTCCCCAATGTATGCATTTTCCATTCTTGAAAATTTCAGAAACCATTAGCGGTGTTTTCTGGTGTTTCGAAGTTAAGTAAAGACTAGATGATTTTTGAACACATGCTTAGATGTGACAAAGTAGCCTATGGCTGTGCTAAATGGTGTCATTTGTATAAGTGGTTATATAGAAGAATCTTAAAAAGAACACACGTTCTTGGAAAATAATGAATAACTATAGCTATCGCTCTTGAGTAAACATTGAAAAAAGGTTCTAAGAGGGTCTCTAAGAGCATGATACTATACCAATAATCACTGAATTAACAAGACCCAGTCCCTGGATTCAAGAAACTCATAGGTAAATAAAGATATGTGTCATACGTAAATATGACCatcttagaaggaagaatattaTAAGAGGTGCAAGAAGTGTAAATCCGTGTGATTGGAATTGAGAGGAAATAGCTGCCCATTTCCCTCGCTGAAGGAGCCCTTCAAGAATTAGGATGTTTTTAGTGGTTTTAAATAGCAAAGTTTTCTCTGGGAGAATATTGATCGTAATAGGTATTGTCGGGAATGGAGGAACTCACGTAAGTGAATACACAGAAAAGCCCCAATGTGCCTGGAAACAGAATAGTTTGCTTTGGTTAAAACATATGGTTCCCATAGCAAAGAACATCAGATAAGGCAGGAAAAGTAATATGAGAAAAGTCTCTTGGGTACCTTTGAGTACTAGACTAGAAGTTTTGATTCACCTCTAACATCATCTGAAAGCTGTCAAAAAGTGTGaagcaacagcaataaaaggTGTTTTTCAGGAAAATGTGATGGATGAATGTGGTTGTGACAAGATGGTGCAATAAGAAGCTTTTGCAGTAGTCCATGATAACAGCAATATTTAAACCTCATTTAGGCAGATATCAAACTTGGAAAGCATTAGAATACAGATGCAATTATTTTGCTTACAGTTGGGGAAATGGGAGtgaaaaattcaagaaaacttGCTTTGTTAAGTAGAACTAAAAGGGGTAAAACACTCCAAGCTTGATTAAAGGACTGTTCTAAGAATGATCGCAGAGTACCAACATTTATCTAATGATAACGAACATTTATTATAACATAAATAACCTAAATCATATTGGAGATTGTAAAAACCAGTGTATATTAATAAATACAAAGTTGGGAAGGATGGAAGAATGAAGAGATATAAGAATCATgaattcctgaaaaataatttataaattctaATGAAGAGTGAAAATCAGAATACTTCATCCTCACAAAATTCACTTAATAGAAATGATTCCTCTTCAACGCTCccccaaatattttcttattgttttcttAAACAAAGTATATGAATGATTTGTTTATAGTCCTTGcttcctaaaaacaaaaatcctttgtTAGTTTCTTGTCCATTAGTAGATTGTCGAGATCCTAGGTACCTAGAGAGACCAGAGTTTTAACAGAAATCTAAGAAATGGAATTACTTGGATTCtgaaaaaaggattttaaaacgTACTGTTGCAAATATGATTCACTGTATTGtcacttagatttttttctttaaacttgatGGGGAACATATTTTCAAGGCATAGGGAAACCACACTATGGTCACACTGAATTTTAAGTGATTAATTCTCAATGTCTCCAGCAAGTGTGAGAAATGTTTTCCTACActttaacagaagtaaaggaaaaataaaacagcagttgAAATAAAACTTcgcattttattaatataaagttGATTTTTGTAATTCGGACTTACCATGTGGGCCACATGATGTCGCTCTTTACCGCGAAATTCCCTCACATTCAAGTAAAAATTAAGTCATCCATTTTCACATTGGAAAGACTCTTTCACTCTCCGGATGCTGAACAATGGTGGCACATCAGGATATTAAAGAAGGGATGGGAAGGTTCCTCTAACTTTTGAGACACCTTGCGCTGATTAGAACAAAAAACAGTAACTTGAAATGGTGTACTTGAATCAAGGCGACTTAGGGGACCGccatctgctgctgttttttataGTTCTCgcagcctgggaggcagggagcgGCCAGGTTCACTACTCCGTCCCAGAGGAGGCCAAACACGGCACCTTCGTGGGCCGCATCGCCCAGGacctggggctggagctggcGGAGCTGGTGCCGCGCCTGTTCCGGGTGGCGTCCAAAGGCCGCGGGGACCTTCTGGAGGTAAATCTGCAGAATGGCATTTTGTTTGTGAATTCTCGGATCGACCGCGAGGAGCTGTGCGGGCGGCGCCTGGAGTGCAGCATCCACCTGGAGGTGGTCGTGGACAGGCCGCTGCAGGTATTCCATGTGGAGGTGGAGGTGAAGGACATCAACGACAACCCGCCTATGTTCCCCATAACACAAAAGAATTTGTTTATCGCGGAATCCAGGACTCTTGACTCTCAGTTTCCACTAGAGGGCGCCTCCGATGCAGATGTCGGGGAGAACTCTCTGTTGACATACCGGCTGAGCTCCAATGAATTTTTCTCTCTGGACGTACCAACCAACGAAGAGCAGGTAAAACCTCTCCGACTTGTATTACGGAAACCTTTAGACAGGGAAGAATCTCCTGAACTTCATTTAGTACTCACAGCCACCGATGGCGGCAAACCTGAGCAGACTGGCACGGTTCAATTACTAATCAAAGTGCTGGACGCCAATGACAACTCCCCAGCTTTCGATAGAACACTATACGTGGTGAAATTAGCAGAAAATATTCCTAATGGAACGTTGGTAATTAAACTTAACGCCTCAGATTCGGACGAAGGCTTGAACGGGGATATTATCTACTCATTTTCCAGTGATGTTTCTCCAGATATAAAATCTAAGTTCTACATATACCCTGTAAGTGGGGAAATTATAGCGATAGGACCTATCGATTTTGAAGAATATAAGGCCTACAAAATTCGAATAGAGGCCACTGATAAAGGCTATCTGCCACTGGCTGGTCACTGTACAGTTCTTGTAAAAGTTTTGGACACTAATGACAACGCTCCAGAATTGACTGTTACTTCCCTGTCTCTCCCCGTCTCAGAGGACGCTCCATTGGGCACAGTCATCACCTTGATTAACGTATCTGACCGAGATTCTGGAGTGAATGGGCAGGTGATGTGCTCACTAACACCCCACGTCCCCTTCAAGCTGGTGTCCACCTTCAAGAATTACTACTCGCTGGTGCTGGACAGCGCCCTGGACCGCGAGAGCGTGGCGACCTACGAGCTGCTGGTGACAGCGCGGGACGGGGGCTCGCCTCCGCTGTCGGCCACCGCCAGCGTGTCCGTGCAGGTGGCCGACGTGAACGACAACGCGCCGGCGTTCGCGCAGCCCGAGTACACGGTGTTCGTGAGGGAGAACAACCCGCCGGGCCGCCACATCTTCACGGTGTCGGCGCGCGACGCGGACGCGCAGGAGAACGCGCGGGTGTCCTACTCGCTGGTGGAGCGGCGCGTGGGCGAGCGCGCGCTGTCGAGCTACGTGTCGGTGCACGCGGAGAGCGGCAAGGTGTACGCGCTGCAGCCGCTGGACCACGAGGAGCTGGAGCTGCTGCAGGTCCAGGTGAGCGCGCGCGACGCGGGCGTGCCGCCCCTGGGCAGCAACGTGACGCTGCAGGTGTTCGTGCTGGACGAGAACGACAACGCGCCCGCGCTGCTGCCGCctggggcgggcggcggcggcggcggcggcggcgcgacGAGCCAGCTGGTGTCGCGGTCGGTGGGCGCGGGCCACGTGGTGGCCAAGGTGCGCGCCGTGGACGCGGACTCGGGCTACAACGCGTGGCTGTCGTTCGAGCTGCAGGCGGCGGCGGGGGGCGCGCGCAGCCCGTTCCGCGTGGGGCTGTACACGGGCGAGGTGAGCACGACGCGCGCGCTGGACGAGGCGGACGCGCCGCGCCAGCGCCTGCTGGTGCTGGTGAAGGACCACGGCGAGCCGGCGCTGACGGCCACGGCCACCGTGCTGCTGTCGCTGGTGGAGAGCGGCCAGGCGCCCAGGGCGTCGTCGCGGGCGTCGGCGGGCGCCCGGAGCACGGAGGCGGCGCTGGTGGACGTCAACGTGTACCTGGTCGTCGGCATCTGCGCGGTGTCCAGCCTGCTGGTGCTCACGCTGCTGCTGTACACGGCGCTGCGGTGCTCGGCGCCGCGCAGCGAGGGCGCGTGCGGGCCGGGGCGGCCCCCGCTGGTGTGCTCCAGCGCGGTGGGGAGCTGGTCGTGCTCGCAGCAGAGGCGGCAGCGGGTGTGCTCTGGGGAGGGGCCGCCCAAGGCCGACCTCATGGCCTTCAGCCCCAGCCTACCTCAGGGTCCAAGCCCTTCAACCAATGTGAGTCTaaataattattgtttttaacaacttaaaaaccattttttaatttttataacgatgtattaattctattttcattGATCGTCTTATATATAATTATGGTTTTTAATGGTATATTACTATTTGCACTTTTTCATTACCTTTTAATCCCCTTTTCCATGTTATTAATGTTTATGCAAGGTTTTTCAGTACATTTGTTGTTTATTCGCTGTAGCCAGGGAAAATATTACTGTGATTATGGGTTATTCGCGCTCTCACACATCTGGATTGCTAGGAACTAGAATAAAAGCCATTTGTGAGActtaaattttaaagatgaaaaatcttTAACTAGGGCTAAGTTTACGAGAAACTTACCTGTGAAGAAAAATGTTAGTGTAAAGAGTGCTAAGTCATATCTTCTATGAAGCCTTTTCTGATTGCAAGAAAAGGAATCCTTTGTTTTCCCAAATAACTAGAATAGAAGGTCGAGCTTCTATTAAAGAGCACTTTTAAAGAGAGATTCCCATTAAATATagttaaataaacatttcattaagtaaaggtgttttaaaaaattataatcacCTGTGAGGCTATAAGTATGCTAGAATCTTGAATAAGGGAGGGCATTTAACAAggtatttgcaaatgttttccccTTGAAAATTGCTTCTATATGAATTCAAAGGAGAACTTAATCACCTACGATTCGGGCATTGAAGATGATAAAGTGGAGAACTAACTTGTGAGATGGCCTTTGAAAGGTGAATAGGATTCTGACAGACAAAGATGAGGTAACAGAAGAAACCCCTTGAACAAAGAGTGTGTTGAGGAAGAGACAAGGTCTTACGGTCACATACTGGATCTCCCCATGACTCTAATGACTTGGCACTTTGTTCACTAAAAGGTAAACTCAATAGAGGTTTTACTGCACTTCAGTTAAAGCTGTACTCATAAAGAGAAAAGTTATGACAACTGGAAAGAGAgttggaaaaagttatttcaaacTTTAAATATAACAGGCACTGGAAAAGgagtaaaaaatacatacaagtaTATTTGTAGAAGGGTCATGATATAAAGGAAAGTGTGATTTTCAAACCTTTGGATTTCGGAGTAAGTATTGGGTAGACTTAAAAGTTTCACTCAACTTGTTTTCTATGTATGTTAGTACATACCAGCTAATATACcaagtagaaaaatgaaaatcaggGTTGGATATTTGGATTTAGGAATATTTCAAATAATAGGCTTGTTTGAAGGTGTGGAAGTGGATAGGAACACTTAAatgaaaaggattttaaaaataagactaaaggTATAACTttgaaaatgtccttatttttgaGAAGTAGAAAGATGAAGGACCGTTAGAGAAGACCAGTTGTGAAAACACAGCTAGGGAGTTGTTTTGATGGAGAAATCTATAAAGGAAAGTGCCTGTCTTAATAAGCTGCAGAGGTATTAACAAGTATTGTAATGAAACATGTAAATTTTTCTTGAACTATTAGAAAAAAGTTCGGGAAATTTGGCATTCATTTGGCATTCAGTTTCAGAAAAGCAGAAACTtaatattgcattaaaaagatgaaatatagaAAAGTTATTACTCATTCCAgagtaaaatatacacacattttgGATGACCAGATAAATGTTAACATACTACTTCCGCGCAAAAGCATGGAGTATACTTTCTATCTCTAATGTCCATGACATGTCTAGATACTAATTGATTCCAATATTCTAAATATTGggaagaaatttatttcctcatgaaGAGAGACACTTGGCCAAAACAAGATTAATGTTCAGAGCCAACTGGTAAAGATAAAGGTAAAGATCTGCTAGATAGATCCACTAAAGATCCATTAAGTAGGATAAGGGAAAAGAAAGTATTTATTGGATTAAAAGAGCCCAGTTACAGCTGACATAAGTGAATTTACGTAATCCTTACCGTTCGGAGCCGCGTGATGTCGCTGTCTGCAAACAAGTTCTGTCTAAGCCAAGATCCAGACTTAACTTCAAGCAGTATCTGTCTTTAAATGCCAAACAATGGCGGATGCAATCGAATGGGACTAAAAGACTCCAAGCAATGCAATAGTTCCTCTTTATCTCGAAGAAGCTTTTCTGATACCAATAAAACGAGTACTTGACATGGTGTTTTCTTGGCGAGGAGGCCCGGAACCCCGGTGTCTGCTGCTCTCGCTTTTGCTCCTTGCATCCTGGGAGACAGGGAGCGGCCAGGTCCACTACTCGGTCCCCGAGGAGGCCAAACACGGCACCTTTGTGGGCCGCATCGCCCAGGacctggggctggagctggcGGAGCTGGTGCCGCGCCTGTTCCGGGTGGCGTCCAAAGGCCGCGGGGACCTTCTGGAGGTAAATCTGCAGAATGGCATTTTGTTTGTGAATTCTCGGATCGACCGCGAGGAGCTGTGCGGGCGGCGCCTGGAGTGCAGCATCCACCTGGAGGTGGTCGTGGACAGGCCGCTGCAGGTTTTCCATGTGGAGGTGGAGGTGAAGGACATTAACGACAACCCGCCAGTGTTCCTGGTTAAAGAACAAAAGCTATTTGTTTCAGAATCCAGAATGCCAGATTCTCGGTTTCCGCTAGAGGGTGCTTTTGATGCAGATATTGGAGCTAACTCCGTTTTAAACTACAGGCTTAGCTATAGTGATTTCTTCATGCTAGATGTGAATTCAAAAAACGAGGAGAATAACCGAGTTGAGCTCGTGTTAAGGAAATCCTTGGACAGAGAGGAAGCTTCGGAACATAACTTATTCCTGACAGCCACTGACGAAGGCAAACCTGAGCTCACTGGCACTGTTCAGCTGCTGGTCACCGTGCTGGATGTGAATGACAATGCTCCCAGTTTCGAACAGCCTGAGTATCAAGTAAGATTATTCGAAAACTCAGACAACGGGACAATAGTTATAAGACTGAATGCTTCTGATCGGGATGAAGGACCTAATGGTGAGATTTCGTACTCTTTTAATAGCCTTGTTCCCCCCATGGTTAGTGATCAGTTTAGCATAGATTCAAATACTGGAGAAATAACAATCCGAAAGAATCTGGATTTTGAAAAAGCGAATTCCTATAAAATCCGCATTGACGCTACCGACAGAGGACACCCGCCGATGGTGGGTCATTGCACAATTTTGGTTAAAGTCTTAGATATTAATGATAATGCCCCTCAGGTTTCCTTGACATCAGTGGCCCTTCCGGTCAGGGAAGACGCTCCTCTCGGCAGTGTGATCGCCCTCATCAGTGCGTCCGACCGCGACGCCGGCGCCAACGGGCAGGTGACCTGCACCCTGTCGCCCCACGTCCCCTTCAAGCTGGTGTCCACCTTCAAGAATTACTACTCGCTGGTGCTGGACAGCGCCCTGGACCGCGAGAGCGTGGCGACC includes:
- the LOC118971986 gene encoding protocadherin alpha-7 isoform X8, which codes for MVYLNQGDLGDRHLLLFFIVLAAWEAGSGQVHYSVPEEAKHGTFVGRIAQDLGLELAELVPRLFRVASKGRGDLLEVNLQNGILFVNSRIDREELCGRRLECSIHLEVVVDRPLQVFHVEVEVKDINDNPPMFPITQKNLFIAESRTLDSQFPLEGASDADVGENSLLTYRLSSNEFFSLDVPTNEEQVKPLRLVLRKPLDREESPELHLVLTATDGGKPEQTGTVQLLIKVLDANDNSPAFDRTLYVVKLAENIPNGTLVIKLNASDSDEGLNGDIIYSFSSDVSPDIKSKFYIYPVSGEIIAIGPIDFEEYKAYKIRIEATDKGYLPLAGHCTVLVKVLDTNDNAPELTVTSLSLPVSEDAPLGTVITLINVSDRDSGVNGQVMCSLTPHVPFKLVSTFKNYYSLVLDSALDRESVATYELLVTARDGGSPPLSATASVSVQVADVNDNAPAFAQPEYTVFVRENNPPGRHIFTVSARDADAQENARVSYSLVERRVGERALSSYVSVHAESGKVYALQPLDHEELELLQVQVSARDAGVPPLGSNVTLQVFVLDENDNAPALLPPGAGGGGGGGGATSQLVSRSVGAGHVVAKVRAVDADSGYNAWLSFELQAAAGGARSPFRVGLYTGEVSTTRALDEADAPRQRLLVLVKDHGEPALTATATVLLSLVESGQAPRASSRASAGARSTEAALVDVNVYLVVGICAVSSLLVLTLLLYTALRCSAPRSEGACGPGRPPLVCSSAVGSWSCSQQRRQRVCSGEGPPKADLMAFSPSLPQGPSPSTNPRQPNPDWRYSASLRAGMHSSVHLEEAGILRAGPGGPDQQWPTVSSATPEPEAGEVSPPVGAGVNSNSWTFKYGPGNPKQSGPGELSDKFIIPGSPAIISIRQEPTNSQTDKSDFITFGKKEETKKKKKKKKGNKTQEKKEKGNSTTDTSDQ